From the genome of Fundidesulfovibrio terrae:
GAATTTCCTGGTGGCCTTTGAGGAGGGGGTACACCCGATCCCATTCCGAACTCGGAAGTTAAGCCCTCCATCGCCGATGATACTGCTAGGACCGCTAGTGGGAAAGTAGGTCGCCGCCAGGTTCCTTTAAGAAAGGCCCGCACCAAAATGCGGGCCTTTCGCTTTTCGGGCATCGACCAATCGCTTCCGCAACACCCCGGACTTCACTGCGACAACGCAGGGCATGAGTGGGCCTTCCTTCCTCAAAACTTCTCACCTGCCAGCCTCACGCCATGCCCACATAGCTCTGACATGAACTCGCATTTCCCTGCCTTCACTACGGCCATAGCGAAGCGATACGGGATCCTAAAGGGACGAAGTCCCATTTTCCGCCGGAGGCATCCAAGAAAAGTTCATCTTCAACATCGCCTTGAACCGCTATCCCCTCTTCAGTTCTCCCCCATACCTCCGATATGAATGGTGCGGAAATCCTGTTGCAATGCGGCCTGGAACATGACATTGCGGCCAAACGGCGGGCCCGCCGGCCACGCGTCCCTGGGCTCGATGCTCAACACATGAATTTAATTTCATATTCTCATAATTTGACAATTTCCCTGCCTGTCTTACTCTCCGTGTTCGTGAACTACGGAGTTCCGCGCCCTTCGTCATCCGCGTGGACAATTACGCCCAGGAGGCTTTCATGACGAGCTTGTTTTCCGATGACCAGCCCCGCCGCGCCGATCGCCTGCGCCTGCCGGTGATGAGCCTGCGCGAGGTGGTCATGTTTCCCCGGTCCATCGTGCCGCTGTTCGTTGGCCGGGAGGCTTCCATCAAAGCCATTGAGAACGCCGTCTCCACCTACGACAAGAAGATTTTCCTGGTGGCCCAGCGCACTCCGGAGACGGAGAAGCCCCAGGCTGAGGACCTTTTCCGCGTAGGCACCGTCAGCAAGATCCTCCAGATGCTCCGCCTGCCCGACGGCACCATCAAGGTTCTTTTCGAGGGTCTGTACCGGGCCGAATGGGAAGAGGACGGCATGGAGGGCTTCGAGGACGACTTCCCCACTGCCCGCGTGGCGCGTCTGCCCGAGGACGACGGGGAGGGAAGCGAGGCCGAGGCCCTGGTGCGCACCGCCCATGAGGCCATGGAGCACTACGGGCGCATCAACAAGAAACTCGCGCCCGAAACCATCCTGGCAATCAACGCCCAGACCGCTCCCGGACGTCTGGCTGACGCCATCATGCCCCACCTCAAGGTGGACTACATCAAGAAACAGGACATCCTGGAGCAGTTCGATCCGGTGAAGCGCCTGGAAGAGGCTTTCGGGCTCCTGCAGGGCGAGATCGAGATTTCCTCCATCGAGAAGAAGATCAAGAGCCGCGTCAAGCAGCAGATGGAGAAGAACCAGCGCGAATACTACCTGAACGAACAGCTTAAGGCCATCCACAAGGAGATGGGGCGCGACGAGGACCCCCTGGCCGAGGTGGCCGAGTTCGAACAGCGCCTGAAGGATAAGGACATGCCCGAGGAGGCTCGCGAAAAGGCCATGCGCGAGCTCAAGAAGATGAAGAACACCCCGGCGTCCTCGGCCGAGTACACCGTGGTGCGCAACTATGTGGAGTGGATCCTGGACCTGCCCTGGAACGTGCTTCAGGATGTCGAGATCGACGTGAACAAGGCCAAGGACATCCTGGACGCCGACCATTACGGCCTGGAGAAGCCCAAAGAGCGCATCCTCGAGTACCTGGCCGTGCAGAGCCTGGTGGACAAGATCAAGGGCCCTATCCTGTGCCTGGTGGGCCCTCCGGGCGTGGGCAAGACGTCGCTGGCCAAGTCCATCGCCAGGGCCATGGGCCGTGAGTTCGTGCGCCTGTCGCTTGGCGGCGTGCGCGACGAGGCCGAGATCAGAGGCCACAGGCGCACCTATGTGGGCGCGCTGCCGGGCAAGATCATCCAGTCGCTCAAACGGGTGAAGTTCAACAACCCCGTGTTCTGCCTGGACGAGGTGGACAAGATGTCCACGGACTTTAGGGGCGATCCATCGTCGGCGCTGCTGGAGGTGCTGGACCCCGAGCAGAACTACGCCTTCGGCGACCACTACCTGGATCTGGACTACGACCTGTCCAAGATCTTTTTCATCACCACGGCCAACGCGCTGCACACCATCCCGCTGCCCCTGCAGGACCGCATGGAGATCATCCGCATCCCCGGCTACCTGGAGACGGAAAAGGCCAGCATCGCGCGCCAGTTTCTGCTGCCCAAGAAGATCAAGGAGAACGGCCTGAAGGACGAGAACATCACCGTCACGGAGGATGCCGTCCTTGAGGTTATCCGGCGCTACACCCGCGAGGCGGGCGTGCGCAACGTGGAACGCGAACTGGCTTCGCTGTGCCGCAAGACCGCCCGCAAGCTTGTCGAAGGCGGCGACCTGGCGGCCAACTTCGAGATCACCAAGGACAGCGTGGCCCAATACCTGGGCGTGCCCAAGTTCCGACACGGCGAGATGGAGGACGAACCCCAAGTGGGCGTGTCCACCGGCCTGGCCTACACGGAGCTCGGCGGCGAAATGCTCATGGTGGAGACCGTGCTCATGCCCGGTTCCGGCAAGGTGGAGATCACCGGCAAGCTGGGCGACGTGATGCAGGAATCCGCCCGCGCGGCCCTCTCCTACATCCGGTCGCGCTCCGCCACCTTCGGCCTCAAGCCCGATTTCCACAAGGAGATCGACATCCACATCCACGTGCCCGAAGGAGCCACCCCCAAGGACGGCCCTTCGGCCGGCATCACCCTGGCCACGGCCATGGTGTCGGCGCTTCTGAACATGCCCGTGCGCAACGACCTGGCCATGACCGGCGAGATCACCCTGCGCGGCCGCGTGCTGC
Proteins encoded in this window:
- the lon gene encoding endopeptidase La, which translates into the protein MTSLFSDDQPRRADRLRLPVMSLREVVMFPRSIVPLFVGREASIKAIENAVSTYDKKIFLVAQRTPETEKPQAEDLFRVGTVSKILQMLRLPDGTIKVLFEGLYRAEWEEDGMEGFEDDFPTARVARLPEDDGEGSEAEALVRTAHEAMEHYGRINKKLAPETILAINAQTAPGRLADAIMPHLKVDYIKKQDILEQFDPVKRLEEAFGLLQGEIEISSIEKKIKSRVKQQMEKNQREYYLNEQLKAIHKEMGRDEDPLAEVAEFEQRLKDKDMPEEAREKAMRELKKMKNTPASSAEYTVVRNYVEWILDLPWNVLQDVEIDVNKAKDILDADHYGLEKPKERILEYLAVQSLVDKIKGPILCLVGPPGVGKTSLAKSIARAMGREFVRLSLGGVRDEAEIRGHRRTYVGALPGKIIQSLKRVKFNNPVFCLDEVDKMSTDFRGDPSSALLEVLDPEQNYAFGDHYLDLDYDLSKIFFITTANALHTIPLPLQDRMEIIRIPGYLETEKASIARQFLLPKKIKENGLKDENITVTEDAVLEVIRRYTREAGVRNVERELASLCRKTARKLVEGGDLAANFEITKDSVAQYLGVPKFRHGEMEDEPQVGVSTGLAYTELGGEMLMVETVLMPGSGKVEITGKLGDVMQESARAALSYIRSRSATFGLKPDFHKEIDIHIHVPEGATPKDGPSAGITLATAMVSALLNMPVRNDLAMTGEITLRGRVLPIGGLREKLLAAHRGQIKKVLIPDENAKDLKEVPEAILKDLEIVQVKHMDDVLAQAILCDGPDKLFCGRDANVRPLAVGLLKEEYQNQPRH